GGGAATTGACTCCGATATTAAAACAGTAGCTGGTACAGATGAACTAGTTACATGTTTAAATCTAGACGAGCACACAACACATGAAAAATTTACACAAGATCTTGATCAGTATTTAGATACACACGAAAATGTTATTGTTTTTGCTGACATGACTGGTGGCGCTCCATACCAAATAGCAGCTAAGCGCATTTTGACTAATCCTAAAGACACTAATAAGTATGTCTTATCTGGTGTATCAATGAATCTAGTGCTTGATGTTTACTTAAAAAATTTGTCTGGACAATTAACTGCGGAAAACATAGAGGATTCATTAAGTCATGTAATTGAAGAATCTAAATCAATGATGCAGTCAATTTCACAATCTACTATTTCTAAGAAGGCGTAGTAAGTGAACTGGGTCAATATTTTATTAATTATTCTAGTCGTAGTTTTATTAATTCTTTATTTAGTAATTTTACCAATAGCTCGTCGTAAAAGTATGACTAGAAATCAGCAAGCAATGAGCGATTTCTTTAAATCGCTTCATGAAAATGAAAAAGTTGTATTGCTGAATGGCGTAGTTGGTACGATTAAAAGTGTTAGCCAGCATTATGTTAACTTAGAAATTGCTCAAAATGTTATTGTCAAAGTTGATAAACATGGTATTGCTTCTGAGCTGAATCAAGGAGAGAAAGCAGATGAATGAACTTACTCAGTTAAAAGTTAAGAAATTAATTGATCAGGATGAAATTTCATATGCAGCTGACTACTTAGCTAATTCTAAGTTACTTCTTAATAATAAATTCTCATTTCATCACGTTTATGACATGGAGCCAAGTCCTACTACATATTATATGGATAACTGGACTGTTTCCCCTAATGGAGACCCTGAATGGTTGTATGTGTTAAAACGTCAAGAATATTTGCAAGATCTTTTGTACTCCTATATAAAAACTAATAATCCCACCTATTTGGAAAAGATAAAAGCATTTATTTTTGATTGGATAACTAATAATGATGAAAATGAAGAACAACGTTATGTAACTTGGCGCACTATTGATACAGGAATTAGGTTACTTAATTGGACTAAGCCATTAAGTTATTTACTTCAAAAGCAATTATTAAATGATGACGAAATTACAAGAATTAACCAATCTGTTAAACGTCAAGCCATGTATTTACATGACAATTACATTGAAAAATATGATTTAAGTAATTGGGGTGTTTTGATTACAACAGGAATTCTGACTTTTGCAGCAGAACATCCTAAAGTTATTGATAGTAGTTTAGTTAATTGGGCTGAGAGTAAGTTAAGCTTAGAACTGAAATTGCAGGTCGACTCTACAGGCTTACATTGGGAACAATCACCATTATATTTTATTGAAGTGTTTAGAAGTTCTCTTTGTGTAGTTGCAAGTTATTTGGCTCACAATAAACAATTACCAACCATAATTGAAAGTTCTTTAAAAGCAATGCTTAAGACTTGTTACTATCAAATCAAACCAGATGGTTATATTTTGCAGCAAGGTGACACTGATGCAATTAAAATTGCAGATTTAATTACTTCGGCTAAATACATTTTATTTGGTATAAAAGAGCCTAAAGTTAAGCAAGACTTCTTGTTGATGAGTTTAGCTAATCAAGCTCAAATATTGGTTAATGTTCAAGAAAAGCAAAATAACTGTTATTTTGATTCTTTAGTTTCAGGTAATTTTTATCATAAAGATTTAGTTAATCAAAATTATTGGCATATTTATAACGGCAATTTAGGTAGTGGTCATGGTCATGCAGCATCTGGGCACCTTGACTTAACAATTAATAACGATAATTTGTTAATTGATCCAGGTCGATATACATATGTAAATTCGCCTGAAAGGCGAAATTTGAAATCTGGATTTTCGCATAATGTAGTATTAGTTGATAATGATTTTCCTACACGACCGCGAGATTCTTGGAAATATCAAACAATTGTTGCTAATCAACGTAATGAAGTGGAACATTATGATTTATATGATTTAGTTAAAACTAGTTATTATGATAAATCTAATGATTGTACAGTTACAAGATACTTTATTTGGCTTAAAGAAGTAACAATTATGACTATTATTGACGTAGTTGAATGTAAGGGTAAGCATCTTCAATCAGATAATTGGATTTTTGCACCAGAGATTACTTGTCAACCAGAGTTTAATAATAGTTACTTGATAACTAATGGCATTAATCAATATGAACTTTTCCATTCTTTAAAGAATGGTCAGCTAGAAAAGCAA
The sequence above is a segment of the Lactobacillus sp. ESL0677 genome. Coding sequences within it:
- a CDS encoding PTS fructose transporter subunit IIA gives rise to the protein MKYDICIIGHGDFPMGIDSDIKTVAGTDELVTCLNLDEHTTHEKFTQDLDQYLDTHENVIVFADMTGGAPYQIAAKRILTNPKDTNKYVLSGVSMNLVLDVYLKNLSGQLTAENIEDSLSHVIEESKSMMQSISQSTISKKA
- the yajC gene encoding preprotein translocase subunit YajC yields the protein MNWVNILLIILVVVLLILYLVILPIARRKSMTRNQQAMSDFFKSLHENEKVVLLNGVVGTIKSVSQHYVNLEIAQNVIVKVDKHGIASELNQGEKADE
- a CDS encoding heparinase II/III family protein, with protein sequence MNELTQLKVKKLIDQDEISYAADYLANSKLLLNNKFSFHHVYDMEPSPTTYYMDNWTVSPNGDPEWLYVLKRQEYLQDLLYSYIKTNNPTYLEKIKAFIFDWITNNDENEEQRYVTWRTIDTGIRLLNWTKPLSYLLQKQLLNDDEITRINQSVKRQAMYLHDNYIEKYDLSNWGVLITTGILTFAAEHPKVIDSSLVNWAESKLSLELKLQVDSTGLHWEQSPLYFIEVFRSSLCVVASYLAHNKQLPTIIESSLKAMLKTCYYQIKPDGYILQQGDTDAIKIADLITSAKYILFGIKEPKVKQDFLLMSLANQAQILVNVQEKQNNCYFDSLVSGNFYHKDLVNQNYWHIYNGNLGSGHGHAASGHLDLTINNDNLLIDPGRYTYVNSPERRNLKSGFSHNVVLVDNDFPTRPRDSWKYQTIVANQRNEVEHYDLYDLVKTSYYDKSNDCTVTRYFIWLKEVTIMTIIDVVECKGKHLQSDNWIFAPEITCQPEFNNSYLITNGINQYELFHSLKNGQLEKQMYSPRYNELESTTKLTLLNQFTDNNLAYTVIGKKSDIADVHYCESKRINEVIDDDIHSFGVEIDLSNNRRIVINIQHENTIIGNKLYFVGGIPCYGNVSVNYE